In Calonectris borealis chromosome Z, bCalBor7.hap1.2, whole genome shotgun sequence, a single genomic region encodes these proteins:
- the LOC142075162 gene encoding transcription factor JunD-like: protein MSGGRSGRSAVKMEAPFYPEEGLELLPDFVPLPGFGTAGGPGADAAAAAAAAAAAAAGQKLLLGAGKKRDLAAAAPAPLPGPFALRPPAGARGSAAALRLLPPPPPAAAAPPPPASSVEPAGGGGAAAAARGGPEAALGSAAELPLLKLPPAADLEQLLIQGGAGLGSGSPGAAAPGAGSGGAAAAGPFLYRQPVTQEQEGFADGFVKALADLHKQNQLLAAPPPPLSTPGPCCTARPGPPGAPAAADPPAVYTNLSGFNPAGPLSPSGSAYPAASAPPPPPPPPPGLAFGAAGLGSGRLPPARSLEEPQTVPEVPPSAGGEGGSSAPTPPSLSPLDAESQERLKAERKRLRNRIAASKCRRRKLERIARLEEKVKALKGQNAELAATANLLRAQVTQLQGRVRSHLSSGCHINAAGHPPPAAAAAAAQPREAAPEAAAAPETSAC from the coding sequence ATGAGCGGCGGGCGTAGCGGGCGATCCGCCGTGAAGATGGAGGCGCCGTTTTACCCCGAGGAAGGACTGGAGCTGTTACCCGACTTCGTGCCGCTACCGGGTTTCGGTACCGCCGGCGGACCCGGAGCCGatgcagcggcggcggcggcggcggcggcggcggcggcggcggggcagaagctgctgctgggCGCCGGGAAGAAGCGGGACCTGGcagccgccgcccccgcgccgctcccgggGCCCTTCGCCCTtcgcccgcccgccggcgcccgcGGCAGCGCAGCGGCTCTCCGCTTGCtaccgccgccaccgcccgccgccgccgccccgccgccgcccgccagcTCCGTggagccggcgggcggcggcggggcggcggcggcggcccgcggcggcCCGGAGGCCGCGCTGGGCTCGGCTGCGGAGCTGCCGCTGCTGAAACTACCGCCGGCCGCcgacctggagcagctgctgatccaggggggcgcggggctggggtccggcagcccgggggcggcggcgcccggggcggggagcggcggggcggcggcggcggggccgttTCTCTACCGGCAGCCGGTGACGCAGGAGCAGGAGGGTTTCGCCGACGGTTTCGTTAAGGCCCTGGCCGACCTGCACAAGCAAAACCAGCTCctggcggcgccgccgccgccgctctccaCGCCGGGACCCTGCTGcaccgcccgcccggggccgccgggagcccccgccgccgccgaccCGCCGGCCGTCTACACCAACCTGAGCGGCTTCAACCCCGCGGGGCCGCTGAGCCCCTCGGGCAGCGCCtaccccgccgcctccgccccgccgccgccgccgccgccgccgccgggcctgGCCTTCGGGGCGGCGGGTCTGGGGAGCGGTCGGCTGCCGCCGGCGCGGTCCCTGGAGGAGCCGCAGACCGTGCCCGAGGTGCCGCCgtcggcgggcggggagggcggcagcaGCGCCCCGACGCCGCCGTCGCTGTCGCCGCTGGACGCGGAGAGCCAGGAGCGGCTGAAGGCGGAGCGCAAGCGGCTGCGGAACCGCATCGCCGCTTCCAAGTGCCGCCGGCGGAAGCTGGAGCGCATCGCCCGGctggaggagaaggtgaaggCGCTGAAGGGGCAGAACGCCGAGCTGGCCGCCACCGCCAACCTCCTCCGCGCCCAGGTCACCCAGCTGCAGGGCCGCGTCCGCAGCCACCTCTCCTCCGGCTGCCACATCAACGCCGCCGGGcatcctccccccgccgccgccgccgccgccgcccagcccCGGGAGGCGGCCCCCGAGGCGGCCGCCGCTCCGGAGACCAGCGCCTGCTGA
- the THAP1 gene encoding THAP domain-containing protein 1 isoform X2 has translation MERQQSKPDWSLTSVSELLMVASCVMWCSLHCAAKAADREMQPEEFAEQPEDPLPPPPPPPPPPPPPPPPPPAAPVLPPSPSTPSFHLSQIDARFVDPSIGLLMPPLQTPSNLAVFCDHNYTVEDTVHQRKRIQQLEEQVEKLRKKLKTAQQRCRRQERQIEKLREIVQFQKEKDILAGKGYVILPNDYFEVVEVPA, from the exons ATGGAACGGCAGCAAA GTAAGCCAGACTGGTCCCTGACTTCTGTCTCTGAACTTCTGATGGTAGCCTCCTGTGTGATGTGGTGTTCCCTTCACTGTGCTGCTAAAGCAGCTGACCGTGAGATGCAA CCTGAAGAATTTGCGGAACAGCCAGAAGATCCACTACCACCGCCTCCACCGccgccaccaccgccgccgccaccaccaccaccaccaccagcagctccagtACTACCGCCATCTCCATCAACTCCTTCTTTTCATTTGTCTCAAATAGATGCCAGATTTGTAGATCCAAGTATTGGATTATTGATGCCTCCTCTCCAAACCCCTAGCAATCTTGCTGTTTTTTGTGATCACAACTATACTGTAGAGGATACAGTTCATCAGCGAAAAAGAATTCAGCAGCTGGAGGAACAAGTTGAAAAACTGCGGAAGAAGCTCAAGACAGCGCAACAGCGATGCCGGCGTCAGGAAAGACAAATTGAAAAACTGAGAGAGATTGTtcagtttcagaaagaaaaagacatattGGCAGGAAAAGGCTATGTGATTCTGCCCAATGACTATTTTGAAGTTGTAGAAGTACCTGCCTAG
- the THAP1 gene encoding THAP domain-containing protein 1 isoform X1 gives MVQSCSAYRCRNRYDKEKPISFHKFPLTRPDLCKKWEAAVKRKNFKPTKYSSICSEHFTPDCFKRECNNKLLKENAVPTIFCYTEPSEKPEEFAEQPEDPLPPPPPPPPPPPPPPPPPPAAPVLPPSPSTPSFHLSQIDARFVDPSIGLLMPPLQTPSNLAVFCDHNYTVEDTVHQRKRIQQLEEQVEKLRKKLKTAQQRCRRQERQIEKLREIVQFQKEKDILAGKGYVILPNDYFEVVEVPA, from the exons ATGGTGCAGTCCTGTTCCGCCTACCGCTGCCGGAACCGATACGACAAAGAGAAGCCCATCTCCTTCCACAA GTTCCCTCTTACAAGACCTGATCTTTGCAAGAAATGGGAAGCTgctgttaaaaggaaaaacttcAAGCCAACCAAGTATAGCAGCATTTGTTCAGAACACTTTACTCCCGATTGCTTTAAAAGGGAATGCAACAACaagcttctgaaagaaaatgctgtgcCCACAATATTTTGTTATACTGAACCCAGTGAAAAG CCTGAAGAATTTGCGGAACAGCCAGAAGATCCACTACCACCGCCTCCACCGccgccaccaccgccgccgccaccaccaccaccaccaccagcagctccagtACTACCGCCATCTCCATCAACTCCTTCTTTTCATTTGTCTCAAATAGATGCCAGATTTGTAGATCCAAGTATTGGATTATTGATGCCTCCTCTCCAAACCCCTAGCAATCTTGCTGTTTTTTGTGATCACAACTATACTGTAGAGGATACAGTTCATCAGCGAAAAAGAATTCAGCAGCTGGAGGAACAAGTTGAAAAACTGCGGAAGAAGCTCAAGACAGCGCAACAGCGATGCCGGCGTCAGGAAAGACAAATTGAAAAACTGAGAGAGATTGTtcagtttcagaaagaaaaagacatattGGCAGGAAAAGGCTATGTGATTCTGCCCAATGACTATTTTGAAGTTGTAGAAGTACCTGCCTAG